GCGCGATCGCTTCAACGGCGTGGTCGAGGACGAGTTTCTGATCAAATACTCCGCCGGATGCTTCGGCGAGGGCGTCGTCGTGCTCGGCTACATTGAAGACGGCCAGGTTCACGCCGCGGCTGAGTTGCACGCGCCGCAGCGCTCGGCCGACGAGACACCCGAGATCGCGTTCAGCGTGGAGCGCGACCTGCGCCGCAAGGGCGTCGGCAGTGCGCTGTTCAAGGCGTTGATCGATGAGGCGCGGAAGGCGGGTTATCCGCGATTGCGGGTGACGACCGGGGCGCAGAACGATGCCATGCGAGGATTGGCGCGCAAGTTCGGCACCAAGCTCACCTTCCGCCACGGCGAACTCAGCGGCAGCATCGCGCTCGACACAGGTCGGCGGCCGGTCGCACCCGCCGGCATCGCGATGCCGTTCGCTGCCGGTGGCGGCATGCTGCAGGCGATCGCGGGCCTCAGCCTGGCATTCTGGACATCGGTGTTGCGGCTGTATGGCTTGGCGCCGACTCTATCCGAACCGCGCCGTAAACCGCATTGAGCGCGCCGCAGCGTCAGAATTTGCCGGTGACGAAGTACATCGCGATCCATGGCTGCCAGACGACGGCAGCGAGGCAGGCCAGCATCAGCGCGATGAAGGGAAGGGCGGCGCGGCACAGCAATCCGAACGGCTGCTTGAACGCGCTCATCGCCACGATCAGGTTGAGCCCCACCGGCGGAGTCAAATAGCCGATCTCCAGGTTGAGGATCATGATCACGCCGAACATCACCTTGTCGTAGTCATAGGCGGCCGCGAGCGGCGCCAGCAGCGGCGCCAGCACCAGGATCGCCTCGCCGGTGGTCATCAGGCAGCCGACGATCAGCAGCAGGATGTTGACCAGCAGCATGAAGGTCAGCGGGCTCGAAACGTACTGCTGCATGAACTCGACCAGCATCTGCGGCGCGCGATGCTCGGTCAGGATGATGTTGAGGCTGAGCGCCACGGCGAGCACCGGAAACAGCGAGCCGCCGAGCTTCGACGTTTCCAGCACCACGCCATAGAAATCGCGCAGCTGCAGCTCGCGATGGATGAACACCTCCACCGCGATCGCGTAGCAGAGCGCGACGGCGGCCGCCTCCGTCGCGGTGAAGTAGCCGCTGTAGATGCCGCCCAGAAGGATGACCGGCAGCAGCAGCGACCAGATGCCCTTCCTGAAGGCATCGGTGAATTCGGCGGCGTCGAACCGCTCGGTCGGCATCTTGCGGTTGACCCAGATCGAATAGCCGGCCAGCA
The sequence above is drawn from the Afipia sp. P52-10 genome and encodes:
- a CDS encoding GNAT family N-acetyltransferase, with the translated sequence MTTKHATGDRRSGTIRVLTERERQLLQDHLLRLDPQSRRDRFNGVVEDEFLIKYSAGCFGEGVVVLGYIEDGQVHAAAELHAPQRSADETPEIAFSVERDLRRKGVGSALFKALIDEARKAGYPRLRVTTGAQNDAMRGLARKFGTKLTFRHGELSGSIALDTGRRPVAPAGIAMPFAAGGGMLQAIAGLSLAFWTSVLRLYGLAPTLSEPRRKPH
- a CDS encoding TRAP transporter large permease, which codes for MIALAIVGFVILLLVLRQPLLVILLSIAALVHLRWGQGKLDYIIEDMWVGLDKEVILSIPLFILCGNVMSRGSIAQRLIRILSSVTKPLPGGLAVACVLSCAVFAAISGSSIVTMLAIGSVMYPAMRQAGYDLKFTLGAIMSGGTLGIIIPPSIPMIIYALVTETSVTDLFAAGFGPGILLTLVLAGYSIWVNRKMPTERFDAAEFTDAFRKGIWSLLLPVILLGGIYSGYFTATEAAAVALCYAIAVEVFIHRELQLRDFYGVVLETSKLGGSLFPVLAVALSLNIILTEHRAPQMLVEFMQQYVSSPLTFMLLVNILLLIVGCLMTTGEAILVLAPLLAPLAAAYDYDKVMFGVIMILNLEIGYLTPPVGLNLIVAMSAFKQPFGLLCRAALPFIALMLACLAAVVWQPWIAMYFVTGKF